The window CCGGTCCTTCGATGCGGACGCGTCCGGTGCGGGGGGTGTGGGCTGACCGGCCAACGGAGTACTCCTTCACTCGGGCGGGGCGGAGCGGAGTGGGGCCAAGAGGGATTGAAACGTTTCAAACGCTTGATGCGGTCGCAAACTAGGGGAGTTGTCGGTGGTCCGTCAAGAAGTGGGAACGCAGCTTTCCAGCCGGTTCCGGGCGGGCGCGGGCGACGGCCGGAGTGCGGTCCGGGCACACCGGCGCGGGTGACCGCGTCGCCGTTTTCCCCTGCCGCAATGAGCAAGCGCTTAGTAACATGGGCGACGGATGATCCACGCGACAGGGAGGAACCGCCATGACGCCGGTGCCGGAGGCCGAGGCCTTCTACGTACGGGAAGCCGCCGACCGGTTTTCTCCCACCGCCTGCACGCGGGGTCCCTGGGACGCGGACTCCCAGCACGCGGGCCCCCCGGCCGCCCTGCTCGCCCTGGCCGTCGACGAACGGCCGGGCGCCCGGCCGGACATGCGGATCACCAGGCTCACCTACGAGATCACGCGCCCGGTCCCGATCCGTCCGCTGACCGTGACCACGCGTGTACTGCGTGCCGGGCGCAGCGTCGAACTCGTGGAGGCCGTGGTCGCACCCGACGGCGGCCCGGAGGTGATGCGGGCGACGGCCCTGCTGATGAAGACCGTGCCGGGCTCGGTGCCGGAGGTGGCGCCGGGCCGCCGGGTGCCCGGGCCCGAAGCCGCGCCCGCGAAGGCGTTCTTCCCCGTTCCGTGGGACCAGGGCTACCACACGGCCATGGAGGTGCGCTTCGCCGCCGGGTCGTTCCTGGAGGCGGGCCCCGCCACGGCCTGGATGCGCATGCGGGTCCCGTTGGTCGCGGGCGAGGAGATCAAGCCCCTCAGCCGGGTGCTCACCGCTGCCGACTCGGGCAACGGCGTCAGCGCCGCGCTGGACTTCCACCGCTACGTCTTCGTCAACGCCGACCTCACCGTCGGCCTGCACCGCCACCCCGAGGGCGAGTGGGTCTGCCTGGACGCCCGGACGATGGTGGACGGCGCGGGCATCGGCCTCGCCGCATCGGAGCTGCACGACGAGAAGGGCCCGCTCGGCCGCAGCACCCAGAGCCTGTACGTGGCCGCCCGCGGCTGAGGCGGCCGGACCGGTCCGGCCCGCCCCGGCCCGGAAGGGTGCCGCCCGGGCGGTGGCTTCGACGGGCGGCGGGCCACGCCGGACGCGTAGGCTCGGGTACGTGGCAGACATCCCCGATGAGCTGATCGCGTTGGAGTGCACCGCCGAGGCGGCACGCGCTCGTCTGGCGGGCCTGACCGGTGACGAGTACGAGGCGCAGGTGCGTCGCTGGCGCGCCGCGCAGGACGCCGTACAGGCGGCGATCGGCGCGCACGCCGAGGCCACGGGCGCCGGCCGGACGGACGTGGAGCGTGCGGTGCAGCGGGCGGTGCGGTGCGCGCAGGAGGATCCGGCCGTCGAGTAGCCGGGGACGGCGGCCCGGCTCTTCCGCGGGCGGTCGGGGCCGGGCGGGGAGGGCTGGGCGCGGTGGCCGAACTGGTGGTGTTCGTCGGCCTGCAGGCGTCGGGGAAGTCCACCTTCTACGAGCGGTGCCTTCGCGACGGTCACGTGCGGGTCGGCAAGGACGCCTTCCCGCGGTCGGCCCGGCAGCAGAAGCGGCAGATGCGGCTCGTGACGGAGGCGCTCGCGGCCGGGCGGTCCGTGGTGGTCGACAACACCAACCCCTCACCAAAGGAGTGGGACCCGTTGCTGGCCGCGGCCCGCGCCCACGGCGCCTCGGTCAGCGCCTACTGGTTCCCGCCCGACCTCGCGGGCTCGCTGCGCCGCAACGCCGCGCGCACCGGACGCGTCCGGGTGCCCGACATCGGCGTCCACGCCACGCTACGACGCCTGCGCCGACCCACGCCGGCCGACGGCTTCGACGCGGTGTACGACGTCCGGTTCGACGGACGGGGAGGCTTCCAGGTGCGTGTGCCGGAGGAGCCCTGATGCTCCCGGCCGGCGGCGCAAGCGTTCGTTGTCGGCAGAGAGGCGCCGCAGCGGACAGGGAGAGGCTGTCGGCGCCGGTCGACGGGGCGTACCCGACGCGTCGGCCGGAACGAGGCTCCCCGTGTCCGGCGGCGGCGCACCCGAGGCGATCGGCGTGTCTTGCCAGTGCACGGTGCCCGGCGCAGGCTGGTGTCATGGGCGGTCAGGACGGCCCCACGCTCATCAGTTCCGTACAGCGCGCCTTTCGCCTGCTGGAAGCGGTGAGCGCGCACGAGAACGGTGCGCCGGCCAAACAGCTGGCGCGCGAGACGGGGCTGCCCCTGGCCACCGCGTACCACCTGCTGCGCACGCTGGTCCACGACGGATACGTGCGCAAGCTCGCTGACGGCGGCTTCGTCCTGGGCGACAAACTGCAGGCCCTGCACGTCGCGGGACGCGATCAGGCGCTCCTCAGCCGCGTCCGCCCCACCCTCGCCGCGTTGCGCGACGAACTGGCGACCGCCACCTACCTCACGTTCTACGAAGAGGGCGAGATCAGGGTCGCCGAGATCGTCGACGGCCCCCGGGCGCCCCGCGTCGACCTCTGGGTGGGGTTCGAGGACGCCGGGCACGCCACCGCCCTCGGCAAGTCCGTGCTCCGCGAGCTGGACGAGGAGTCCCGCCGGGACTATCTGTCCAGGCACCACCTCTCCGACCTCACCCCGCGGACGATCACCAGCCGCCCGGAACTGCTCCGCAGGATCGAGGGGTCCCCCCTGGCCCCGGCCGTCACCGACCTGGAGGAGTACGCACTCGGCACGGTGTG of the Streptomyces sp. 1222.5 genome contains:
- a CDS encoding thioesterase family protein; this translates as MTPVPEAEAFYVREAADRFSPTACTRGPWDADSQHAGPPAALLALAVDERPGARPDMRITRLTYEITRPVPIRPLTVTTRVLRAGRSVELVEAVVAPDGGPEVMRATALLMKTVPGSVPEVAPGRRVPGPEAAPAKAFFPVPWDQGYHTAMEVRFAAGSFLEAGPATAWMRMRVPLVAGEEIKPLSRVLTAADSGNGVSAALDFHRYVFVNADLTVGLHRHPEGEWVCLDARTMVDGAGIGLAASELHDEKGPLGRSTQSLYVAARG
- a CDS encoding ATP-binding protein encodes the protein MAELVVFVGLQASGKSTFYERCLRDGHVRVGKDAFPRSARQQKRQMRLVTEALAAGRSVVVDNTNPSPKEWDPLLAAARAHGASVSAYWFPPDLAGSLRRNAARTGRVRVPDIGVHATLRRLRRPTPADGFDAVYDVRFDGRGGFQVRVPEEP
- a CDS encoding IclR family transcriptional regulator codes for the protein MGGQDGPTLISSVQRAFRLLEAVSAHENGAPAKQLARETGLPLATAYHLLRTLVHDGYVRKLADGGFVLGDKLQALHVAGRDQALLSRVRPTLAALRDELATATYLTFYEEGEIRVAEIVDGPRAPRVDLWVGFEDAGHATALGKSVLRELDEESRRDYLSRHHLSDLTPRTITSRPELLRRIEGSPLAPAVTDLEEYALGTVCVAVPVYCGDTLGSLGVSLPVEQHSRLPEIRSRLLPTADRVTRSLSLTI